In Dyadobacter sp. NIV53, a single window of DNA contains:
- a CDS encoding sulfatase: MERVFLHKFFPVIVLLILAALSVGIKNSVVNPGDPNPPKTTAFQSKSANSKRPNILFCIADDATFRHMSAYGCKWLQTPAFDRIAHEGLLFSNAYTPNAKCSPSRSCILTGRNSWQLEEAGNHVPYFPARFQTFVETLAENGYKTGFTGKGWAPGNAGEINGKPRLLTGPVFNEKKLSPPTSSISDIDYASNFESFLSDREAGKPFCFWYGGHEPHRAYEYGSGAGIGGKKLDNIDEVPAFLIDNDTVRNDMLDYGFEIEYFDKQLGKIIALLEKHNELENTLIVVTSDNGMAFPRAKGHVYEYSNHLPLAIMWKNGISNPGRKVEEYISFIDFAPTFLEVAGVKENAMQPIEGKSLTDVFKSSGVKNRDHVLLGKERNDVGRPSDQGYPVRAIIKGNYLYLKNYQPDRWPSSNPETGYMDTDGSPAKTVILNAGRQNRKNSYWQLSFGKRPVEELYNLKTDPYCVQNLAGKQHLKSLQSSLSGQMDKELKQQKDPRQSGMGYLFDQYLYAEPKVRNYYDRFQKGEKIKAGWINESDYEPAGSL; the protein is encoded by the coding sequence ATGGAACGAGTTTTCCTTCATAAATTTTTCCCTGTTATAGTGTTGCTGATTTTAGCAGCGCTCAGTGTGGGGATTAAAAATTCGGTTGTAAATCCGGGTGACCCGAACCCGCCCAAAACAACTGCTTTTCAAAGTAAAAGTGCAAACTCAAAACGGCCGAATATACTTTTTTGCATAGCTGACGATGCCACATTCAGGCATATGAGCGCTTATGGGTGCAAGTGGTTACAAACCCCTGCTTTCGACAGGATTGCTCATGAAGGTTTGCTTTTCAGTAATGCCTACACGCCCAATGCTAAATGTTCACCTTCACGATCCTGCATTCTGACAGGAAGAAATTCGTGGCAATTGGAAGAAGCAGGAAATCATGTGCCTTATTTTCCTGCAAGGTTCCAAACTTTTGTTGAAACACTTGCTGAAAACGGTTACAAGACCGGATTCACGGGAAAAGGATGGGCACCAGGCAATGCAGGAGAAATTAACGGAAAACCGCGGTTGCTAACCGGCCCTGTTTTTAACGAAAAGAAACTATCTCCGCCAACATCTTCGATTTCCGACATTGATTATGCATCCAATTTTGAAAGCTTTTTAAGCGATCGTGAAGCCGGAAAACCATTTTGTTTTTGGTATGGAGGCCACGAACCTCACCGTGCTTATGAGTATGGTTCAGGTGCTGGGATCGGTGGAAAAAAATTAGATAATATTGATGAAGTTCCTGCTTTTCTGATAGACAATGATACGGTCAGAAATGATATGCTGGATTACGGTTTTGAGATCGAATATTTTGACAAACAGCTCGGAAAAATAATTGCACTGCTTGAAAAACACAATGAACTTGAAAATACACTGATCGTTGTTACTTCTGATAACGGAATGGCATTTCCAAGAGCGAAGGGTCATGTGTATGAATATTCAAACCATTTGCCTTTGGCCATAATGTGGAAAAACGGTATCAGTAATCCTGGCAGGAAAGTGGAGGAATACATCAGTTTTATCGACTTTGCACCTACCTTTCTTGAAGTAGCAGGCGTAAAAGAAAATGCTATGCAGCCCATCGAGGGTAAGTCACTGACGGATGTATTTAAATCGTCCGGGGTCAAAAACCGTGATCATGTACTGCTTGGAAAGGAAAGAAACGATGTAGGACGGCCGTCAGATCAGGGTTATCCGGTACGGGCCATTATAAAAGGAAATTATTTGTATCTGAAAAATTATCAGCCTGATCGCTGGCCGTCCTCAAATCCGGAAACGGGGTATATGGACACGGACGGCAGTCCTGCCAAGACAGTAATCCTTAATGCTGGCCGCCAAAACCGGAAGAATTCCTATTGGCAATTATCTTTTGGTAAAAGGCCGGTGGAAGAATTATATAATCTGAAAACTGACCCCTACTGCGTACAAAATCTTGCGGGTAAGCAACATTTGAAATCATTACAGAGTAGTCTGTCCGGCCAGATGGATAAAGAATTAAAACAGCAGAAAGATCCCCGGCAGTCGGGCATGGGTTATTTGTTTGACCAGTATCTTTATGCGGAACCCAAAGTCAGAAATTATTATGATCGTTTTCAAAAAGGAGAAAAGATTAAGGCTGGCTGGATCAATGAAAGTGATTATGAGCCGGCTGGTTCACTTTAA
- a CDS encoding rhodanese-like domain-containing protein — translation MKTKIILVFIFFSALSTAYAQPVQKKIADTEKSATSIQDEVKSGKAYLIDVRTAREYQSGHLKQTRNIDYNSPGFGAAISKLNKTKPVYLYCRSGNRSGKALDSLKALGFKSYYNLGGLEQLKTEGFAAE, via the coding sequence ATGAAAACGAAAATAATTTTAGTATTTATTTTTTTTAGCGCACTAAGCACGGCTTACGCCCAACCGGTACAGAAAAAAATCGCCGATACTGAAAAGTCAGCTACGTCGATTCAGGATGAAGTTAAATCAGGAAAAGCTTACCTGATTGACGTCCGCACTGCCCGGGAATACCAGTCGGGCCACCTGAAACAAACCCGTAATATTGATTACAACAGTCCGGGTTTTGGGGCTGCCATCAGCAAATTAAACAAAACAAAGCCCGTTTATCTCTACTGCCGGTCTGGAAACAGAAGCGGTAAAGCACTCGATTCTTTAAAGGCACTGGGGTTTAAGAGTTATTATAACCTGGGCGGATTAGAGCAACTCAAAACGGAAGGTTTTGCCGCAGAATAA
- a CDS encoding thioredoxin domain-containing protein encodes MKNFKVCGFVLIALFLQNLSFAQNSPKPDLLTFEQFEAKLAAAGKNAQILDARLPEEFTQNHLEGAVNFNIISKEELEKQSARLDKNKPVFIYSIGSGRSSILAKDLKNNGFKDVTVVPGGLSKWIGLGKPVISTVGKGLSKEDYLASLKSDKLVLVDFGSRYCPGCKKLDPTIDSLKNEQAGSLKVIKIEAYENKDLVKQLGVVGLPTLILYRNNEVVWEKKGGVSKAEIEKVIAGQTL; translated from the coding sequence ATGAAAAATTTTAAAGTTTGTGGATTCGTGCTGATCGCACTGTTTTTACAAAATCTTTCGTTTGCCCAAAATTCACCAAAACCAGATTTACTGACATTTGAGCAATTTGAAGCTAAGCTGGCAGCAGCAGGAAAAAATGCCCAGATTCTGGATGCGCGTTTGCCGGAGGAGTTTACGCAGAATCATCTGGAAGGGGCGGTTAATTTCAATATTATCAGCAAAGAGGAACTCGAAAAGCAAAGTGCCCGGCTCGACAAGAATAAACCTGTTTTCATTTATTCCATAGGCAGTGGCCGTAGCAGTATACTGGCCAAGGATTTAAAAAATAATGGCTTCAAAGACGTAACGGTTGTACCGGGAGGCCTGAGCAAATGGATTGGTTTGGGCAAACCAGTTATTTCAACCGTTGGAAAAGGGCTGTCTAAAGAGGATTACCTGGCTTCACTGAAAAGTGACAAACTTGTGCTGGTTGACTTTGGATCACGATATTGCCCGGGCTGTAAAAAACTGGATCCAACTATTGATTCGCTTAAAAATGAACAGGCAGGCAGTTTAAAAGTGATCAAGATCGAGGCATACGAAAATAAGGATCTTGTCAAACAACTAGGTGTCGTAGGTCTTCCAACGCTAATACTATACAGAAATAACGAGGTTGTCTGGGAGAAAAAAGGCGGTGTTTCCAAAGCTGAAATTGAAAAAGTAATAGCCGGACAAACTTTGTGA
- a CDS encoding arylsulfatase has product MKFKLLICLLLLDSAGIVFAQKNKKADSRPNIILIMVDDLGFSDIGPFGSEIQTPNLNSLATEGIRFREFYNNSICAPTRASLITGQYQHKAGVGYFNVNLGLPAYQGYLNKESLTFAEVLRNAGYSTLMSGKWHVGNDSIAWPNQRGFDHFYGFINGASNYFDLGEYGKGPAVELVKDNIRTNLKPGQYLTNEITSNALEFLDDQNKSGKPFFLYVAYNAPHWPLQALPEDIAKYKGRYSIGWDSLRSQRIVQQKTLGISDPKQAIAKRDPEVPLWENVSFDEKKLWEAKMEIYAAMVDRVDQNIGRLLDKLKELKKDENTLIVFISDNGAQGGYTPKGRKPPRNTGPLGTAGSYGYQEQSWAYVSNTPHTSYKNNMHEGGISAPFIAWFPKKIKAGSIVKGTGHLIDLAPTFYELAGAGYPSQFKGVTTNPLAGKSLLPVLTGNGDVVSRGEPIFWERAGNRAVRKGNWKIVSTYPSYKWELYDLETDRGETRDISAAHTEVVNELSADYNKWADKTGVVDYDKIKPANQSGPAPEAPVAGRGRQGNN; this is encoded by the coding sequence ATGAAGTTTAAATTGCTGATCTGCCTGCTGCTTTTGGATAGCGCAGGTATAGTGTTTGCCCAAAAAAATAAAAAAGCAGATTCCAGGCCTAATATCATTCTGATCATGGTAGATGACCTGGGATTTTCGGATATTGGCCCGTTTGGCTCTGAGATACAAACGCCTAACCTCAATTCCCTGGCAACTGAAGGTATTCGATTCCGGGAATTTTACAACAATTCCATCTGTGCACCAACACGTGCGTCGCTGATTACAGGCCAGTATCAGCACAAAGCAGGAGTGGGTTATTTCAATGTCAATCTCGGGCTTCCTGCATATCAGGGATACCTGAATAAAGAATCACTGACGTTTGCAGAAGTTTTACGGAATGCCGGATACAGTACACTGATGAGCGGAAAATGGCATGTTGGTAACGACAGCATTGCATGGCCGAACCAGCGCGGTTTCGATCATTTTTATGGGTTTATTAACGGCGCCAGCAATTATTTCGATCTTGGTGAATACGGAAAAGGGCCTGCCGTAGAACTGGTGAAGGATAATATCCGCACCAATCTGAAACCTGGGCAATACCTGACCAATGAAATAACCAGCAATGCCCTCGAATTTCTGGATGACCAGAATAAAAGCGGTAAGCCGTTTTTCCTGTATGTTGCTTACAATGCACCGCACTGGCCATTGCAGGCATTACCGGAAGATATTGCAAAATATAAAGGCAGGTACAGTATTGGCTGGGATTCATTACGCAGCCAGAGGATTGTGCAGCAGAAAACTTTGGGTATTTCAGATCCGAAACAAGCCATCGCCAAACGCGATCCGGAAGTTCCGCTTTGGGAGAATGTCAGTTTTGATGAAAAAAAGTTATGGGAAGCAAAAATGGAAATTTATGCTGCCATGGTCGACCGCGTTGACCAGAATATTGGTCGTCTCCTTGATAAGCTGAAAGAACTAAAAAAGGATGAAAACACACTGATCGTATTCATTTCTGATAATGGTGCACAGGGAGGATATACGCCAAAAGGAAGAAAACCCCCACGCAATACCGGGCCCTTGGGAACCGCCGGGTCATACGGATATCAGGAACAGAGCTGGGCTTATGTTTCCAATACACCACATACCAGTTATAAGAATAATATGCACGAAGGAGGGATCAGTGCACCATTTATTGCCTGGTTTCCCAAAAAGATCAAGGCAGGAAGTATTGTCAAAGGAACCGGGCACCTGATTGATCTTGCTCCCACATTTTACGAATTGGCAGGTGCCGGATATCCGTCACAGTTCAAAGGCGTTACCACCAATCCACTTGCCGGGAAAAGCCTGCTTCCTGTCCTGACAGGCAATGGAGATGTGGTAAGCAGGGGAGAGCCGATATTCTGGGAAAGAGCTGGTAACAGAGCAGTGAGGAAAGGAAACTGGAAAATTGTATCTACCTATCCATCATACAAATGGGAATTATACGACCTGGAAACAGACAGGGGAGAAACAAGGGATATTTCAGCGGCTCACACCGAGGTGGTTAATGAACTTTCGGCAGATTATAACAAATGGGCAGATAAAACCGGTGTGGTGGATTATGATAAAATCAAACCCGCCAATCAATCCGGGCCCGCTCCGGAGGCACCAGTTGCAGGCCGAGGCAGACAAGGAAACAACTGA
- a CDS encoding arylsulfatase produces MIKSNPPINPGPLRRHQLQAEADKETTDPSKRMKKILLSLVFLTGSFAVLAQNKKIKPNIILIMTDDQGYGDFGFTGNPYIKTPNIDKLAGRSVRLTNYHNSPVCAPTRASLLTGRYAQRTGVHDTYNNGAIMAAEEITIAEILAKNGYKTGIAGKWHLGDNYPFRASDQGFQYSLVHGGGGIGQPGDHIANFTRPDSSYFNSVLSENNKLVYPKGYCSDIFTDAAIKFLRDNSGNPFFLYLSFNAPHTPLQLPGKYEEQYKNLKFDSAFDQDPAKPWSEMTTADKENARKVYGMVTNIDDNIGRLLTELKTRKLEENTIVIFLTDNGNQQLRYNGGFRGLKTSVYEGGTLVPFLISGAGLPENKEVDALVAHVDIMPTILEAAGIPFPKEIQTDGQSVLQLLSGKQNTNERLFYNSWNRGWPEPYRNAAIYQGDFKLAAVNASEDISSFGLFNLKSDPFEKENLVEQNPVLANKLKQKLDSVFTDISKSPHLSVRRIAVGTKYENPVTLTRQDLGGVGVKDWEGESAFGTWTVQVKTEGSYDFKLISIKPVPAGTRALVRLGQIQRSKVADGKEQHVSLTNIYLKPGNYDIESWFENGNKTTGPYYLEVFKRP; encoded by the coding sequence ATGATAAAATCAAACCCGCCAATCAATCCGGGCCCGCTCCGGAGGCACCAGTTGCAGGCCGAGGCAGACAAGGAAACAACTGACCCGTCGAAACGAATGAAAAAAATACTTTTAAGCCTGGTTTTCCTCACGGGTTCCTTTGCGGTTTTGGCTCAAAATAAAAAAATAAAACCCAACATAATCCTGATCATGACGGACGATCAGGGTTATGGGGATTTTGGCTTTACCGGAAATCCATACATAAAAACACCAAACATTGATAAACTCGCGGGCAGATCTGTCCGGTTAACCAATTATCACAATTCACCGGTTTGTGCGCCTACAAGGGCAAGCCTGCTTACGGGACGATACGCCCAGCGGACAGGTGTGCACGATACCTATAACAATGGCGCTATTATGGCAGCCGAGGAAATCACAATAGCTGAAATACTGGCTAAAAATGGATATAAAACAGGTATCGCAGGAAAATGGCATCTTGGAGACAATTACCCGTTCCGCGCTTCCGACCAGGGATTTCAGTACAGTTTGGTACATGGGGGCGGCGGGATAGGCCAGCCGGGCGATCATATTGCGAACTTTACCAGGCCGGATAGCAGCTATTTCAATTCAGTGCTTTCTGAAAACAACAAACTGGTTTATCCCAAAGGTTATTGTTCAGATATTTTCACGGATGCCGCCATTAAATTTCTTCGGGATAATTCCGGCAACCCGTTTTTCCTATATCTTTCTTTTAATGCCCCCCATACTCCATTACAGCTTCCCGGGAAATATGAAGAACAGTATAAAAACCTAAAATTTGATTCTGCTTTTGATCAGGACCCAGCCAAACCCTGGTCTGAAATGACAACGGCCGATAAGGAAAATGCACGTAAAGTGTATGGAATGGTAACGAATATTGATGATAATATCGGCAGGTTACTTACAGAACTGAAAACCCGGAAACTTGAAGAAAATACCATTGTGATATTTCTGACAGACAATGGAAATCAGCAGCTCCGGTATAATGGCGGTTTCAGGGGTTTGAAAACTTCCGTTTATGAAGGAGGGACTCTTGTGCCATTTCTGATTTCCGGTGCAGGGTTACCTGAAAATAAAGAAGTAGACGCCCTGGTTGCCCACGTTGATATAATGCCAACTATCCTGGAAGCGGCAGGAATTCCGTTTCCTAAGGAAATACAAACCGACGGGCAATCGGTTTTACAACTGTTATCGGGCAAACAAAATACTAACGAACGCCTTTTTTACAACAGCTGGAACCGTGGCTGGCCTGAACCTTACCGCAATGCTGCCATATATCAGGGAGATTTCAAACTGGCAGCCGTAAATGCTTCGGAAGATATCAGCTCATTTGGCCTTTTTAACCTGAAATCGGATCCTTTTGAAAAGGAAAACCTGGTTGAGCAAAATCCGGTTCTAGCTAATAAACTGAAACAGAAACTCGACAGTGTTTTTACGGATATTTCAAAAAGCCCTCATTTAAGTGTGAGAAGAATAGCGGTTGGGACGAAATATGAAAATCCGGTTACACTGACCCGGCAGGATCTGGGCGGGGTTGGAGTAAAAGACTGGGAAGGAGAAAGTGCATTTGGAACATGGACGGTGCAGGTAAAAACAGAAGGCAGTTACGATTTTAAACTGATCAGCATTAAACCGGTTCCAGCAGGTACAAGAGCACTGGTCAGGCTTGGACAAATTCAGAGAAGCAAGGTAGCGGATGGAAAAGAGCAGCATGTTTCCCTGACAAATATCTATTTGAAGCCCGGGAATTATGACATCGAGTCTTGGTTTGAGAATGGAAATAAAACAACCGGCCCGTATTATCTTGAAGTGTTCAAAAGACCTTAA
- a CDS encoding arylsulfatase produces MDGFYLGAFGNNSYNRHHPKSPSVRQFDSRMPTADSITKEFVITSDMNIFKWRTLVLILTLLATINFNTAAQQTSKTRKTDRPNIIVILADDMGFSDIGCYGGEIPTPNIDMLANKGLRFSQFYNNARCCPTRASLLTGLFPHQAGIGRMSEDPEDPKANDEGTDGYRGYLTKNSVTISEILKTGGYHTYMSGKWHVGMHGKEKWPLQRGFDKFYGILSGGSSYLKPFPPRGITSGNSDPQYDFPDDFYTTNAFTDNAISFISEQKDTKPFFLYLAYTAPHWPLQAQEKDIALFQDKYLVGWDSVKHERLRKQTAMGLNKPEWGLAQKEMRPWKELNAAEQKDVAYRMSVYAAQVYRMDQNIGKLLAALKKDNKLDNTLIVFLSDNGACGEPYQELGGKAQEEVNDPGKFWLVSYGTGWANTSNAPFKKWKNSTYEGGIAAPFIAYWPNGIKEKSGKWSTTPHHIIDLLPTLIDIAGAKYPDSFNGSTVIPSEGLSMLPDFTKGDTKTHDYMYWEHEENCAVRHGNWKGIKRLPAGKWELYDLELDRTERNNVADLHPDVVKDLNDKWQTWADTHKVFPKGSRYTR; encoded by the coding sequence ATGGACGGTTTTTATTTGGGAGCATTCGGGAATAATTCGTATAATCGGCATCATCCAAAATCTCCTTCCGTGCGTCAGTTTGATAGCCGAATGCCGACGGCCGATAGTATTACAAAAGAATTCGTGATAACATCTGATATGAATATATTTAAATGGAGAACCCTGGTATTAATATTGACCTTACTGGCCACAATAAATTTTAATACTGCTGCACAGCAAACTTCTAAAACCAGAAAAACAGATCGCCCGAATATTATTGTTATTCTGGCCGATGACATGGGTTTTTCTGATATTGGTTGTTACGGAGGTGAAATCCCGACGCCAAATATTGACATGCTGGCTAATAAAGGTTTAAGGTTTTCACAGTTTTATAATAATGCAAGGTGCTGTCCGACAAGGGCAAGTTTGCTAACAGGATTGTTTCCGCATCAGGCTGGTATTGGCCGTATGTCGGAAGACCCTGAGGACCCGAAAGCCAACGATGAAGGAACGGACGGATACCGCGGTTATCTCACAAAAAATTCCGTAACTATTTCCGAAATTTTAAAAACCGGCGGATACCATACATATATGTCAGGCAAATGGCATGTAGGTATGCATGGAAAAGAGAAATGGCCTTTGCAGAGAGGTTTTGATAAATTTTATGGAATACTTTCAGGCGGTTCGAGTTATCTGAAACCCTTTCCACCGCGGGGAATAACATCCGGCAACAGCGATCCACAGTATGATTTTCCTGATGATTTCTACACGACAAATGCTTTTACCGACAATGCCATCAGTTTTATAAGTGAACAAAAGGATACTAAACCGTTCTTTTTATATCTGGCTTATACGGCTCCGCACTGGCCATTGCAGGCACAGGAAAAGGACATAGCCTTATTTCAGGATAAATATCTTGTTGGCTGGGATTCCGTAAAACATGAAAGGTTGAGAAAACAAACCGCAATGGGCCTTAATAAACCAGAGTGGGGACTTGCTCAAAAAGAAATGCGCCCGTGGAAGGAACTCAATGCAGCGGAACAAAAGGATGTTGCTTACCGGATGAGTGTTTACGCGGCCCAGGTTTATCGTATGGATCAAAATATTGGAAAGTTACTGGCTGCTTTAAAAAAAGACAACAAACTCGACAATACCCTGATCGTGTTTCTCTCCGACAACGGAGCCTGTGGGGAACCGTATCAGGAACTTGGCGGCAAGGCACAGGAGGAAGTAAATGATCCGGGTAAATTCTGGCTGGTTTCTTACGGAACGGGTTGGGCCAACACGTCGAATGCACCCTTTAAAAAATGGAAGAATTCCACTTACGAGGGAGGTATTGCCGCACCATTCATCGCATACTGGCCAAATGGTATCAAAGAGAAATCCGGAAAATGGAGTACTACACCTCATCATATTATTGATCTTTTACCTACACTGATTGACATTGCCGGTGCAAAATATCCTGATTCGTTTAACGGCAGCACTGTCATCCCTTCTGAGGGTTTAAGTATGTTACCCGATTTTACAAAAGGAGATACCAAAACCCATGATTATATGTACTGGGAACACGAAGAAAATTGTGCCGTGCGACATGGTAACTGGAAAGGTATAAAACGCCTGCCCGCCGGAAAATGGGAGCTCTATGATCTGGAACTTGACCGTACGGAAAGAAACAATGTTGCTGACCTTCACCCGGACGTTGTTAAAGATTTGAACGATAAATGGCAAACCTGGGCGGATACCCACAAGGTATTTCCGAAAGGAAGCCGCTACACCAGATAG
- a CDS encoding sulfatase translates to MILITVLVLSSVTAWLFWPLASDEFLIIPDQQKIRAKESFLKETVSDLGQSRPNIIVLVADDLGKTDLPLYGNKVVEAPNITALASEGAVFNEAYVSASICSPSRAGLLTGRYQQRFGYELQPVNNYLKNRFLKLFVNNTFDLQELEFADYDKVPNQEAIGQQGLPEQEITIAGLLKKNGYATGIIGKWHQGDAEQFRPLKHGFDYHYGFYEAFSWFDDTTKTVNVRHKGIMDSHIWEQGNTGRAAKRRNNEIIKVDEFYTYALAREANQFMEKNKARPFFLYVPFNAPHTPFQALKEDVQKYKAKGIKDLNQAVYYSLITGLDSAIGQIHDKVKSLGLEDNTLIVFLSDNGGATYTGATDNAPLKGGKMSLYEGGINIPFVVKWKGKVKPGTIVDTPVSSLDIFATAAGVTGSLLPKDRIYDGVNLISFLTGKDKSNPHNILYWRAGYNKAIRKGDWKLVLNLKDDITALYNLKSDKSEKNDISAQNASKVEELKKDLASWEKQLIKPLWPSSGFYKNDINGKSDRFTL, encoded by the coding sequence TTGATTTTGATCACAGTCCTGGTTTTGTCATCTGTTACAGCCTGGCTATTCTGGCCGCTGGCAAGTGACGAATTCCTGATCATACCGGATCAGCAAAAGATCAGGGCTAAGGAGTCATTCCTGAAAGAGACCGTCAGTGATTTAGGGCAATCGAGGCCGAACATCATCGTACTTGTAGCAGACGACCTGGGTAAAACGGATCTTCCGCTATACGGAAACAAGGTTGTGGAAGCGCCAAACATTACTGCTCTGGCCAGTGAAGGAGCTGTATTTAATGAAGCATACGTTTCAGCTTCGATTTGTTCACCTTCACGGGCCGGGCTGCTTACCGGTCGATACCAGCAACGGTTTGGTTACGAACTTCAGCCGGTCAACAATTATCTGAAGAACCGCTTTTTAAAACTTTTTGTCAATAACACTTTTGACCTGCAGGAGCTTGAATTTGCAGATTACGACAAAGTGCCCAATCAGGAAGCTATTGGTCAGCAGGGACTTCCGGAACAGGAAATTACCATTGCCGGGTTGTTGAAGAAAAATGGATATGCAACTGGTATCATTGGTAAATGGCATCAGGGCGATGCCGAACAATTCCGGCCATTAAAGCACGGTTTTGATTACCACTATGGATTTTATGAAGCGTTTTCCTGGTTTGATGACACGACCAAAACAGTGAATGTACGGCACAAGGGCATTATGGATTCGCATATATGGGAACAGGGAAATACTGGCCGGGCTGCCAAGAGAAGAAATAACGAAATTATCAAAGTCGACGAATTTTATACGTATGCCCTGGCGAGGGAGGCAAACCAGTTTATGGAGAAAAATAAAGCCAGGCCCTTCTTTTTATATGTGCCGTTCAACGCGCCGCATACCCCCTTTCAGGCTTTGAAAGAAGACGTTCAGAAGTATAAAGCCAAAGGTATAAAAGATCTCAACCAAGCCGTTTACTACTCACTGATCACCGGACTTGACAGCGCGATCGGGCAAATTCATGATAAAGTCAAATCACTTGGACTGGAAGATAATACGCTCATCGTTTTCCTGAGTGATAATGGTGGTGCGACGTACACCGGTGCAACTGATAATGCGCCATTGAAAGGCGGGAAAATGTCCCTTTATGAAGGAGGCATTAATATACCCTTTGTGGTCAAATGGAAAGGGAAGGTTAAACCTGGGACTATAGTGGATACTCCCGTAAGTTCACTCGATATATTTGCTACTGCGGCCGGTGTTACGGGTTCCCTTTTGCCCAAAGACCGGATTTATGATGGTGTCAATCTCATCTCGTTTCTGACCGGAAAAGATAAATCGAATCCTCATAACATCCTGTATTGGAGAGCGGGTTATAACAAAGCGATACGGAAAGGCGACTGGAAGCTGGTATTGAACCTGAAAGATGATATTACGGCACTTTACAATCTGAAATCCGACAAGTCGGAAAAGAATGATATTTCGGCACAAAATGCTTCAAAGGTAGAGGAGCTGAAAAAGGACCTGGCAAGCTGGGAAAAGCAACTGATCAAACCGCTTTGGCCGAGCAGCGGTTTTTATAAAAATGATATAAACGGAAAAAGTGACAGGTTTACCTTGTAA